From the Ignavibacteriales bacterium genome, the window GACGGTGGAAATAGCTGGGAATCTACGAATATAGGATATTCCACTCCTTATCAGGTATATATGACCGCTACTAATAGAGCTTTCATATGCGGTTCCATACAATCTGTCTATCAATACCAGGAAACTGTGACCGGAAACGGCATTAATTTTACAAACAACGTTCCTGATAAATACTTCCTCGATCAGAACTATCCAAATCCATTCAATCCAAGCACAACGATAAAGTTTGGATTGCCAAAGGAAGGAACCGTATCACTCAGGATCTATGATATAGCTGGTAGGGAAGTATCAAATATTATCAACAATCAAAGAATGAATGCAGGAATAGTTTCCTATAATTTTAATGGAAGCGCTCTTGCATCAGGCGTATATTTCTATACTCTTGTAGTTGATAATAATTTAATTGCTACCAAGAAAATGGTTCTTGTTAAGTAAGATTTATTGTAAAAGTTAAAGTAATACTTTAATATATTTTTCCGAGTGCCTTGGACTATGTTCAGGGCACTCTTTATTGAGCTATAACTTGATTATTTATTTGTTGAATATATCATTTATTATCAGTATATTAAAATACTCAACTCGAAATTTCTACACTAATAGCTCTTAATTTCCATTGTTGTATTTATGTTGATTATGAGAGGTTTTGACTGTTATGCTACCGTCCTTGCATGTGGGATAAAAGCATTTATGGTTAACTAGGATAGCTGGTTCAAATTTCATTTGGACCTCCTTAACAAACAAAGCGTCCTGAATGTGCGGCAGGACGCTTTCTTTTTGCTAAAAAAAGGCGGGGTTTAACCCGCCTGGTTTGAAAATATGTCAGACATTGAAAATGAGCTCTAATTCATTCCCATTTTGCCTTTGCCATATTTCCTCCTCAAATTATTTCTCATGTTATTTTCGATCTGTGTATACTTATCGTATTGATCGGAATTAAGGATAGATTTCATACTATTGTTCAGATCGGTTCGTCGCTTATCGGATGCATCTCTGAACGCATCCCTGTCACCGCTGTACTTTTCGAAATCTTCGTCCCTCTGCTGTTCATGAGAAAGCAATGTGCTATAGACCTTATTATACTGATCATCACTCAGATTTAGCTGGTCATTGAGATAATCTGCCATATAGCCGGCTCTATCTCCGCATTTTCCTGAGTACTTATAGTTATCATTATTCGGCTGGGAAAGTCCTGCTATTGCCGTAAACGCGACTATAAAAAATATTAATATGATCTTCGTTTTCATATCTTCTCCTATTAAATTTCTTCCCTAATTATAATCTATATACTGGTAGATTAATTTGGTATGATTTATATCACAAACAGAATTGAAAATTTTTACTATATTAGTATACAGTGTAAAACTAAATTCTCAACTGTGGTCATAGGAGTTCCCCGGGAAATAACTGAAAATGAGAACAGAGTTGCTCTGGCTCCTGATACCGTGTCCAAGCTTGTTAAGCTGGGATTCAAAATTTTGATGGAAAAAGATGCCGGTATAAATGCTGGGTTTAGTGATCAGGCATATACGACCGCAGGAGCAGAGATATCACCCGATACCAAATCACTTTATAACTCATCCGACATTATTTTAAAGGTTCAAAAACCCACTCCCGACGAATTGAAGTCAATGAAAAAGGGGACTTACCTTATTTCTTATTTCTTCCCGTTGATAAATACCGACCTTGTAAAAACCGCCGCTGATGCCGGGATAAACGTCATGGCAATGGATGCCGTTCCGAGAATTACCCGTGCGCAATCGATGGATGTTCTAAGCTCCCAGGCTAATCTTGCCGGGTATAAAAGCGTGCTCATGTGCGCTAACGAACTTGGTAAAATATTCCCCCTTATGATGACTGCCGCCGGTACAATAACACCCGCCAAGGTTGTAATAATGGGTGCTGGTGTTGCGGGTTTACAAGCGCTTGGTACTGCAAAAAGGCTAGGAGCTGTTGTCGAAGTTTCAGATATCCGGCCTGCCGTTAAAGAGGAAGTGCAGAGCCTCGGAGGAAAATTCATCGAAGTAGAAACAACTGAAGATATGCAGGATGAAGGAGGATATGCAAAGGAAGTATCGGAAGAATTTCTCAAAAAGCAAAAGGATCTTATATTCAAACATATTACTGAAGCCGACATTGTGATCACTACTGCCCTTGTTCCGGGTAAAAAGGCGCCTGTCCTTGTTACAGAAGAGATGGTAAAAAATATGAAACCGGGCTCTGTAATACTCGATATGGCGGTAGAATTTGGTGGCAATTGCGAGCTTAGTGAACTGAACAAGACTGTTACTAAACATGGTGTGAAAATAATAGGTGAACCCAATATCCCATCTCTCGTTCCAAAGGATGCAAGTGAGGTTTATTCTAAGAATCTACTCAATCTGTTAAAACTTATATCGAAAGAAGGTGAGCTTGCTATTGATGACGAGGATGAGATAGTTAAAGGAATCTTGATTGTAAAAGACGGCAATATTCTTAACAATAAATAAAGATTATGGAAAATCTCGGTTTATTAATGATGATATATGTTTTTGTGCTGGCTATATTCATTGGGTTTGAGCTTATATCCAAGGTTCCGCCAACACTTCATACACCACTCATGTCAGGCTCAAATGCTATATCCGGGATAACGATCATCGGTTCGCTCCTTAGTGCAGGTGCCGAAGAGTTTACACTAAGTACAATACTTGGACTTATCGCTATAATCTTTGCTATGATTAATGTTGTCGGTGGTTATATGGTTACCGATAGGATGCTCAAAATGTTTAAAAGGAAAGACAGTAAATAAATGAAGGAATTTCTCGAAATAGCGCCTTATATATTTTATCTCGTTGCTTCGGTACTGTTTATTATCGGGATAAAGATGCTCGGGTCTCCAAAGACCGCGAGAAAAGGAAATATGTATTCGGCAATAGGTATGCTTATCGCTATTGTAGTGACCCTTATTGATCAACGTATCCTTACATTTGAATGGATAATAATTGGAATTGTTGTTGGTTCACTAATTGGAGCAGTTCTTGCTATCAAAGTACAGATGACAGCAATGCCCCAGATGGTAGGACTGCTTAACGGATTTGGAGGCGGTGCTTCCGCGCTTGTTGCATTTTCTGAATATTTCAAAAGCGATGGTTACAATGATGTTCAGACATCTGTATCGGTCGTTCTTAGTATTCTTATTGGTGCGGTTACATTTAGCGGGTCATTGATCGCATTCGGAAAACTGCAGGGCATTGTTACAGGGCGAAGCGTGAAATTCCCGATGCAAAATGCCGTGAATGTTGTATTGATATTATTCGTATTATTCCTGGGTGTTCTGGCTGTAATAGATCCGACTACCTCACTTTATTACGAAATCATTGTAGTTGTTTCTCTTATACTGGGTGTATTGCTCGTTATGCCAATAGGTGGTGCTGATATGCCCGTTGTAATATCACTATTGAATTCATACTCGGGTATCGCTGCGTCTATGACCGGATTTGTATTAGGAAATAACATGCTGATAATTGCCGGTGCATTGGTTGGAGCTTCAGGTATAATCCTAACAGACATTATGTGTAAAGGCATGAACCGCTCTCTGATGAATGTGCTTCTCGGAGGTTGGGATACAGCCGCAACTCTTGCCGCGGATCAGGCCGGTCAGAAAGAGGTTACCATTAAGTCGGTAGATGTTGAAGAAGCCGCTTTGATATTTGACGCCGCAAGCAAAGTAGTTATCATTCCCGGTTATGGAATGGCTGTTGCGCAGGCTCAGCATGCTGTAAAGGAATTGATGAACGTTCTCCAGAGCAGGGGAATCGATGTAAAGTTTGCTATTCACCCTGTGGCGGGAAGAATGCCCGGTCACATGAATGTCCTTCTGGCTGAAGCTGACGTACCGTACGATCGTCTCTATGCTCTCGAAGATATTAATGACGACTTTTCTAATACGGATGTTTGCCTTATAATCGGAGCCAATGACGTAGTAAATCCCGCAGCAAGAAACAATCCTGCCAGCCCGATATATGGAATGCCGATATTAAACGCGGATTTTGCAAAAACAGTGATAATTAACAAAAGATCTATGGCTGCAGGTTACGCAGGTATAGATAATGAATTATTTGGTTACCCGAACGCTCTTATGTACTTCGGTGATGCCAAAGATGCCATGACAAAACTCGCCAACGAACTCAAAAATATGTAACCCTGATGGAGGAGATTCCATTAATCCCTGTAGATTCGACAAGTATAAAAGCTATCGGCTATGATGTAATAAATGGAATTCTTAGGGTAAGATTTGTTAATGATAATGTTTATGATTACTTAGAAGTCCCGCCGGATATTTTTGATGAATTTATGAATTCACCTTCAAAGGGCACATACCTGAATACAAAGATTAAAGACGCCTACCGCTTTGAAAAAGTAGATTGATATTACATCTCAGTCTCTAAAACTTCCTCTACCCATTTATCCCATTCAGAATTGAAGTGTGTAAGTGCTGTCTGAATTTCTGTGTCAGACATGCCCGAATGAGTAATTGAGTTTAATGCCAGCTTCTTCATCTGAGCCAGATCAAGATTCCATGCCATATATGCAGACCAGAAATCATAGCTCAGCCCGGTATAATCAAAGATCTGCGGATCATCTGAACTTATAGTCACAGGAATGCCTCTTTTGATGTATTCTCCGGCGGGATGCATACGGAGATTATCAGTGTAGCCAAGTATCTGATTACTGAGAGGACTGATCTCCAGTGCAATACCTTTTTGCTTTATTATGTCAAATAAAATAGGGAAGCGGAAAAGATTTATCCCATGTCCTATCCTTTTTGTACCTAATAAAACTGCGTCATAGAGATTATCGTTATCCGGAAGTGTGCTTTCACCATTATGGAAATAAAACGGAAGATCGATGTCATAAACCTCTTCGAGTGAATCTTTCAAAAGCATTTCCTCTATAAAATACAGTGTAGGATTCCCTGCATCCTCCTCACCAACTAGGTCGAACCCTATTACAAGATCAGGATATCTTTTACGAAGTTTAATTGTTTCTTCCATATAATTTAATACATCAGGCTTATCCCAACCCCTATAACCACTTCTTATGATTTTCAGAGTAAATTCCGGATGATCCTTTCTCACCGAATCCAGAATACTTTTGTATATTTCGATAACTTCCTCAGGGGTATATTTTTTCCCGTTTAGATCATACACTCCTCCTAAAAACGTTCTTATTTCGATGTGTTGTACGTTATCGGCAATGAGAGAATCTATCATTACTTTATTGTCTTCGAGGAAAACAGGATAATATTCTAAAAGACCGCCTTGTCTTGTAAATATTTCCTCAAATCTTACCCATATATCACCATTCTTAAAATCTGATTCATTAAGAAAGAGCAATTCACGCAAATGGTGGTCAAAGTTTGGATCCTTTTTGCGAAGATCGGCAACAAGTTCATATCCCTCAGGTTGTGTTCCCGGGTTATAAAATCTTAGCGTACCATATACTACTTCATATCCCTCTGTCTCACCGGTGTACATATAGAGGTTTTCCATATGGCTCGCTTTATTTATAATCCAGTCAGGACTTCCAATTGCTCCGGCGTGACAATGAAGAAGACCTCCCTTTGGCATACTTCTAAGGATTCCCAGGATCTTGCTCGAATCTATCATATTTCTGTAATTGTAAAAATAATGGGCAGGAGGGAACTTAAAGCCGGCGTTTTTTATAAACTCCGCACGTAGACTTGCCAACAGTGAATCTACCTTAACCTCTTCTTGTGAGAGTTCTATTTCGGAGCCTAAACGAATTGCATTATCTTGGGCAATGACACGGTTCCTTTCTCTGTGATATTCGTTTACCTTTGAGGTATCTTGCGGATAAGATAACCCTGTGAAAACTAATGCAAAGCAGGAAGACAACAAAAGAAGTACTTTCATTCTGTGGATTGCTTGAAGCAAATAGATTTGAGAATTTCTCCCTATTTTATAAGGACCATTTTCTTTGTCTCAGTAAATGAACCTTTCGAACTTTCAGCAATAATTCGGTAGAAATAAATACCTGAAGCGTATTTGCTTCCGCTGAATATTGCGCTCGAACTTCCTTGATCTATATATCCCTCTACAAGTGTCTCTATCTCACGTCCGGTAATATCGAAGACCTTTAATGATACATATGACCTTGACGGCACCGTAAATCTGATCTGGGTAACAGGATTAAACGGATTTGGATAATTCTGCTGAAGGCTATAGGTATAAGGCAATGATCCGTTCGGCTCGATACCTACATAGTTTGACAATCCTATTCGGGCTTCGGTTTCTACTTCAGCCAGTCCAGGTAGGTCTAAATTATTGACCGTACCTGTATAATCTTTTACAACGACCTTTATCTTATTTATGGTTGGCCAATCTGGGAAATTTAACTTCAAACCATCCGTTGTCAGTGGACCTGTTGAAGGAACATGCTCCACTAATATCGAATCGAAGTCGTACATAAATACTTCACAATCATTGACCTGAATGTTTGTATTTGTTCCGGGGTTAGGTAATATGTTATATAACTTGAGTGATTTTACATCTATATGCAGATCCCACTTTAACTCAACGTACTGTCCCGGCACGTTACTTCCGGCGATCCAGTTAACTTTTAGATCATTATTTCTTGCCTTTCTGTCGACTACGCCATCCCCGGTATAGTCTATACTATTTTGTGAATGGTAACTGCTCTGCGTTGTAGTAGCAGATGTAGATACGTTTGTAAACTCACCTAGAGTATTATTTATGGGTACATCTATCAACGTATGCCCGGCATGACATCCTACGCATTTTGTACCGGAGCCATCGATTCCGAAGTTCATACCTGTAACGTGAGCCGGATTACCTTCCCGGTTTACTAACACATTCCCCACACTGTCTGTGATCTGCTCAAACATGGAAACATTGGACGGAATATCACCCTGTATAACAGCTCCATCATACTGTATTAGATGATCCCTAAATAGTATTGGTGGATCTTGCCCGTTCTCGTCTGTTCTTTGGAATTGAAGGAAGAACCTTATCCTGGCATTCTTCGTAATCGGAGGAGCATTTTCGATTGGAGCATCTACTGGTGCATTAGCAAATATATTGAGACAATCAAATCTGAATAAACCTCCCTGGTAAAAAGTTGATGGGTTTGATGTCGGTGGTACATTATTAACATCATACGCTCTTAAATACTCAACTATCGGTGGAATAGGCTTAAAAACTATAGGCTCTGCATTTAACTCCATTGTGCCGGGAAAATCTAGTACAGGAGTCAAACCCGAACCATCGGGATTACATGTGTAAATCCCATAATCAAGTGCCTCAACTGAAGTTGCATACGAAAAAAGTATCTTGCCATTTGGTAATTCAACTGGATCCGTAGCGTAGGGAGGCATCATAGTATTATATGATGGAGGTGTAGTACTGTATAATGGAGTAGTAGTATCAACTCCAATCACATTTTTGAAGGGGGATAGTCCTAACTCATAAGAGCGGATTCCATTACTCCCGCCTGTTGTTGTCATCGTTATATCTGGCGAGTATACTCCAATAATATCTCCGTTATGCATTATACGGGGTCTATATAGAAACATCGAACGTCGTGTTCGTGGGTCACCTGAATAATAATTAAGTGCATCTCCATCTGGTTTGACAAATACCGGTTGCCAAATATTGGCAATATCCGAACCTGGTAAAGCAAGTGAATCTACCCTCGTAATGCCTCCTGGAACTAAATTACTGGGACGGTCGATATTTAACCACCATCTTGAATATACAATTGTTCCGGTAAGTGGATCGACCGTTGGCTTTTCCGCACCGTTTCTTTCAGTAGTCATTCGATAAAGCGCGGTATCCTGATAAACTATAAATAAGTTCGTAGCATTAAATCCTTTTTCTGAAAGCTGAGGATATCGTGTTGATGCAAATACAATGTTATTGTCAGGAGTATAAACTGGATCTATGTCATCATATTTCTCAAACTTATATGCTGAGGAACCAAATTGGGAAAGGTTGATCGCTCTATCTGTAAAAGTAATCTTCTTAAAACCTGTTCCATCGGTTCTAATCTCATAAATTCTCCAACTACTATCTGGATGTTCCACTCCTGCAAAAACAATTTTTTGTCCGGTCCAATGGACACATGGCTGTTGAACATCGTAAATTTTAATACCATTAAAATTCATCAAAGAGTCTACGAGAGTAACAATCGTTCCATTCGCATCTAACCTTAATAATCTACCGCCAACCTTTGCAAACCTTGAATGTGGTCCCATACCGGGAAGCAGCCCTGCAGAGGGAAAATTAATATTACCGCCATCCCTATGGTTACGGGATACGAATACTAATGGATAATCAAACGAATTAGTAATACATATTCCTGATTCCGTATAAATAAATGAAAAAACTATACTAAAGAGTAATAAAGCACCGTAAAATTTTATTTTCATTGTAGATTAAAATTAAATCTAGAACTAATTTACCAATTCTGTAAACAACAAAAGCGCAAATAAAATTTAGAAAAGTTTTATTTCAAGGCAAAAAATGAATTTGTTTGTTGTATTTTACAGGTATTTATAATAATTTATAGAATATATTAATCAACTAACAGACACAAAATGAAAAAATTTATATTAGCTTTGTTTAGCGTCCTGTTTATTCTTGGTGCAAAAAATACTTTTGCACAGGGCTTCAACAGCGTTACATCGCCGGATGGTATATTTGTTATTGCTGTCGGTGACGGGGGACTGCTATTCAGATCAAGCGATGGGGGAAACACATTCGCTCAGCTAACTTTTGGATCCGATGATTATAAAGCTATTACTTCGTATGGTGATAATGTATGGTTCTGCGGTGCTAATGGAAAAATATTTTCGTCATCTAAAGTAGTTACATCTGTAACCCCAACATCTGCGGGTTCATCTACTTTAATGGGAATCGATTTTGTTGACAATAACGTTGGATTTTCTTGTGGAGTTGGAGGTGCTGTATACAAAACTACGGACGGTGGAACAACATGGAATCCTAGTAACACTGGTATTCCTGTAGTTGACTTGAATGCAATCAGTTTTAAAGATGCCTCCAATGGTGTTGTTGTTGGGAAAAATAGCGTTGTATATACAACAACAAATGGTGGATCTTCATGGTCAGCTTCAGTTGTAAGTACTTCTGGTGACTTGCTAGCTGTAGAATATTATAGTGACGGTTATGTAATTACCGGTGTCAACGGAACAATAATCTTAAAACCTACCGCATCTGCATATCAATATGTTATCTCCAAAACTGATTCGGATATCAGGGGTCTTAGTGGAACTTCTATTAATAATACTAAAGTAGTCGGTGGTGGTGGTTTTATAAGAGGAAATAATGGCAGTCCTGGCTTTTTAAAGTTCGAACCGAATCCAATGCTCGCTAACCTAGTTGATATTCATTATGCTAATGCAGATATGGGTTTTGCTGTTAGTAGCTTGAACAAAGCAATAATTAGAACAACAAATGGAGGCACCTCCTGGCAGTTTGCACAGGGAGTAAATGTTTCATATAGCTGGCAGTCAAGATCAGGTCCCACTGGTAATTTTCTTGGGATGAATCTGACAAGACATCCATTTAACAAGCATTCCTTTTTTGTTGTATTTAGCAATAGAGTTTATGTTAGCCGTGATGACGGTGAAACATGGTCTCAAACAGCTACAATTTCACCATCTGGTGGTACTCCTCATACATTCCTAATAAGTGAAGCTGATACAAATGTTTGGTTAAATGCCAGAACAGGAAGCCCCGACATGGTTGTTAGAAGTACTGATCACGGCACTACCTGGAACACAGTGATTTCAATGAATTTTACTAGTTATGGTGAACCTCTTGAACACGATCAATCTGACGGAAATGTATGGTATTTTGCCCCAGACAATGGAGGTTATTACAAATCCACAAATAATGGTGCGAACTTTAATTTGATTAGTTCTTATCCGTTCAGAAGCCCTTGCGACCTTTTGGTTGATTGGGTTGATCCAAATGTTCAATTTGTTGCTGATGGTGTAACCGGAAGTGGTGTTGCTGATATCTTTCGCTCAACAAATGGTGGTGTTAATTGGACTAAAGTATTCACAAACCCTTCAAGTAGTGAAATTCCATCATTATCAAATACAGTGTTCGATCCAAACTTGATGAGAGCAACTAACTGGTCAGGTAGTAATATTTATAAAACCACAAACAATGGAGTTAACTGGGCACTAGATCATACTAATCCATTCAACGGGTGGGGATCAAACTTTTGTGCTGAAGATCCAACTGTGTATATGTCTGGAAGCTGGTCTGGTGCGGCATGTAGTATGACTCTCGACGGAGGTCAGTCATGGGTTTCTACTTCAGGACTTAGTGGTTCTGGTGGATTCATGTTGTTATCGGACAGAGGCACCATACTTGCCCAGGCTGGCAGTACACTTTATAAGTTTAGACCACAATACACAGTAACCACTGCTGTCCACGAGATAGTATTAAATAGTGGTATTCCTCAGGAATATGATTTAAAACAAAACTATCCAAATCCGTTTAACCCTTCAACAAAGATCAGTTATGACATCCCTAAACAAGGTAATGTTAAGCTTGTTATTTTTGATCAGCTTGGAAGACAAGTTGCGGAATTAGTTAATACAGTAAAAAGCGCAGGCTCATATGAAGTCGAATTCAACGGCTCAAACCTTGCCTCCGGTGTTTACTTCTACAAATTAGAAGTCCCCGGTCAGACATTTACTAAGAAAATGATACTGGTCAAGTAGTATAGATAATATACACTAACTTTTTTATATTAAACTGTCCGCAATTTCGCGGGCAGTTTTTTTTATAAATAGATGACAATGATTAGAAATATTTTTTTTATTGTGCTGATGGCATTCACTTTACCCCTATACTCGCAAAATAAGGACGAGATGATAATAAAGGGGTTAGATTACATGTATCATATGCGCCTTGACAGTGCAAAGATTGAATATGATAGAGTCATTTCTTTAAATCCAAAGAATCCTGAAGGATATTTTTTCCTGGTTTTACTGCAATGGTGGAAGATAAACATCAATAAAGAAGATCTCAGCAATGATGAAAATTTCTTTAGAGCTGTTGATAAAGTTATTGATATTGCTGATAATGTCTTGGATAATAACTCGGATGATGATAATGCTATGTTCTATAAAGGTGGTGCTATAGGATATAGAGGACTCGTACATGCATTGCGTGAGAATTGGCTTAAAGCTGCCGAAGATGGACGTCGGTCTTTAAATTTATTTGAGGAAGCATCTAAAATTAATCCTTCCAACAAAGATGTTATGTTTGGAAATGGGGTATATAACTATTTTGCCGAATATATTCCTGATCGATACCCTTTTCTTAAACCACTCTTAATTTTGTTTCCTTCCGGCGATAAAAATAAAGGATTGCTTCAGATCAAAGAAACTGCAATGAATTCTAAATTTGGTAAAGTTGAAGCTAAATTTATTTTAAGTTACTTATACCTTAAGTATGAAAAGAATTTTGTCGAGGCAGAAATTTATTCAAAGGATCTATCCGATAATTATCCTGAAAATCCTCAGTTTGCGCGATACTTATACAATAGCTATGTTGGGGAAGGAAAGTTTAACGAAGCCATCGAGGGGTGGCAAAAAGTACTTCAATTTGCGTCTGAAGGAAAATTTGGGTTCAATACACCGGTTTTATTAAGAGAAGCTAATTATTATCTCGGTTTTTCTTATATGTATACTGGTAATAACGAAGAGGCTAAAAAGTACTTGCTCAAATCTGAGGAATTGTCCTCTCAGATCGACAAAGATGCGACTATGATCAAAGCATTTACACTCCTTTGGCTGGGTGTTGTAAATGGACGGTTAGGGGATAAATCGAAAGCCAGGGAATACTTCGATAAAGTACTGGAAATGGATAATTTCGGTGATTCCCATGACCAGGCTGAGAAATATAAAGCAAGGCTGTAATGACTATTTTCATTAATAAATTATTATTATATTTGTAGTTCGTAATTTAAAATAAAGTGAGGTAAACAAAAATTGATTAAAGTTATTGTTCAGGATGGTGAATCCATCGATAAGGCTTTAAAAAGGTTTAAAAAGAAATATGAGAAAGCCGGGATTCTAAAAGAATTCAGGAGAAGGAAAGAGTATGTTAAGCCGTCGGTGTTGAAAAAGATGCAAAAAGAACGTACTGTAAGAAAGAAGAGAAGAATTCTGGAAGAAGAAAACAATTAATTTTTCATATTATACATATTTTAAACCCACTACTCAAACATAGGTGGGTTTTTATGTTTATTGAGCAGATATGGAAGAAGTTAAAGATAAAGTGATGACTAAGTTTATTTCTGCCGATCTGATTGGGCAGAGAGTTAAGGAAATTGCAGATGAAATCAGTATAGTTTATAAGGATAAAAGTCCGATTTTAATAGGTGTTCTAAATGGTTCTTTCGTTTTTCTTTCGGATCTTATTAGAAATTTAAGTATTGATTGCGAGATTGATTTTTTAAAGCTGTCCAGCTACGGAAATGAGAAGATCTCATCCGGAAATGTTACAGTTCTTAAAGAATTAAATTGCAACCCGGAAGAACGGAATATCGTAATTGTTGAGGATATTATAGACACAGGGGCTACACTTGATTATTTACATAAAATAATAAATAGTTATAAACCTGCTTCTGTAAAGTTCGCGACATTGCTCTACAAAAAAGAAAAATGCAAATCCACTCTCGATGTTGATTTTATTGGATTTGAAATTGAAGATAAATTTTGTGTTGGCTATGGTATGGATTATGCACAAAAATACAGGAATTTAAAAGATATTTATGTGTTATAGCCAATTAAAGAAAGGATATTTGTATGGATCAGGAAAATAATAACAAACAACAGAACAACAATAATA encodes:
- a CDS encoding T9SS type A sorting domain-containing protein, which translates into the protein MMPPYATDPVELPNGKILFSYATSVEALDYGIYTCNPDGSGLTPVLDFPGTMELNAEPIVFKPIPPIVEYLRAYDVNNVPPTSNPSTFYQGGLFRFDCLNIFANAPVDAPIENAPPITKNARIRFFLQFQRTDENGQDPPILFRDHLIQYDGAVIQGDIPSNVSMFEQITDSVGNVLVNREGNPAHVTGMNFGIDGSGTKCVGCHAGHTLIDVPINNTLGEFTNVSTSATTTQSSYHSQNSIDYTGDGVVDRKARNNDLKVNWIAGSNVPGQYVELKWDLHIDVKSLKLYNILPNPGTNTNIQVNDCEVFMYDFDSILVEHVPSTGPLTTDGLKLNFPDWPTINKIKVVVKDYTGTVNNLDLPGLAEVETEARIGLSNYVGIEPNGSLPYTYSLQQNYPNPFNPVTQIRFTVPSRSYVSLKVFDITGREIETLVEGYIDQGSSSAIFSGSKYASGIYFYRIIAESSKGSFTETKKMVLIK
- a CDS encoding T9SS type A sorting domain-containing protein, whose product is MKKFILALFSVLFILGAKNTFAQGFNSVTSPDGIFVIAVGDGGLLFRSSDGGNTFAQLTFGSDDYKAITSYGDNVWFCGANGKIFSSSKVVTSVTPTSAGSSTLMGIDFVDNNVGFSCGVGGAVYKTTDGGTTWNPSNTGIPVVDLNAISFKDASNGVVVGKNSVVYTTTNGGSSWSASVVSTSGDLLAVEYYSDGYVITGVNGTIILKPTASAYQYVISKTDSDIRGLSGTSINNTKVVGGGGFIRGNNGSPGFLKFEPNPMLANLVDIHYANADMGFAVSSLNKAIIRTTNGGTSWQFAQGVNVSYSWQSRSGPTGNFLGMNLTRHPFNKHSFFVVFSNRVYVSRDDGETWSQTATISPSGGTPHTFLISEADTNVWLNARTGSPDMVVRSTDHGTTWNTVISMNFTSYGEPLEHDQSDGNVWYFAPDNGGYYKSTNNGANFNLISSYPFRSPCDLLVDWVDPNVQFVADGVTGSGVADIFRSTNGGVNWTKVFTNPSSSEIPSLSNTVFDPNLMRATNWSGSNIYKTTNNGVNWALDHTNPFNGWGSNFCAEDPTVYMSGSWSGAACSMTLDGGQSWVSTSGLSGSGGFMLLSDRGTILAQAGSTLYKFRPQYTVTTAVHEIVLNSGIPQEYDLKQNYPNPFNPSTKISYDIPKQGNVKLVIFDQLGRQVAELVNTVKSAGSYEVEFNGSNLASGVYFYKLEVPGQTFTKKMILVK
- a CDS encoding Re/Si-specific NAD(P)(+) transhydrogenase subunit alpha; the protein is MVIGVPREITENENRVALAPDTVSKLVKLGFKILMEKDAGINAGFSDQAYTTAGAEISPDTKSLYNSSDIILKVQKPTPDELKSMKKGTYLISYFFPLINTDLVKTAADAGINVMAMDAVPRITRAQSMDVLSSQANLAGYKSVLMCANELGKIFPLMMTAAGTITPAKVVIMGAGVAGLQALGTAKRLGAVVEVSDIRPAVKEEVQSLGGKFIEVETTEDMQDEGGYAKEVSEEFLKKQKDLIFKHITEADIVITTALVPGKKAPVLVTEEMVKNMKPGSVILDMAVEFGGNCELSELNKTVTKHGVKIIGEPNIPSLVPKDASEVYSKNLLNLLKLISKEGELAIDDEDEIVKGILIVKDGNILNNK
- a CDS encoding NAD(P) transhydrogenase subunit alpha, translating into MENLGLLMMIYVFVLAIFIGFELISKVPPTLHTPLMSGSNAISGITIIGSLLSAGAEEFTLSTILGLIAIIFAMINVVGGYMVTDRMLKMFKRKDSK
- a CDS encoding NAD(P)(+) transhydrogenase (Re/Si-specific) subunit beta, with translation MKEFLEIAPYIFYLVASVLFIIGIKMLGSPKTARKGNMYSAIGMLIAIVVTLIDQRILTFEWIIIGIVVGSLIGAVLAIKVQMTAMPQMVGLLNGFGGGASALVAFSEYFKSDGYNDVQTSVSVVLSILIGAVTFSGSLIAFGKLQGIVTGRSVKFPMQNAVNVVLILFVLFLGVLAVIDPTTSLYYEIIVVVSLILGVLLVMPIGGADMPVVISLLNSYSGIAASMTGFVLGNNMLIIAGALVGASGIILTDIMCKGMNRSLMNVLLGGWDTAATLAADQAGQKEVTIKSVDVEEAALIFDAASKVVIIPGYGMAVAQAQHAVKELMNVLQSRGIDVKFAIHPVAGRMPGHMNVLLAEADVPYDRLYALEDINDDFSNTDVCLIIGANDVVNPAARNNPASPIYGMPILNADFAKTVIINKRSMAAGYAGIDNELFGYPNALMYFGDAKDAMTKLANELKNM
- a CDS encoding KTSC domain-containing protein; protein product: MEEIPLIPVDSTSIKAIGYDVINGILRVRFVNDNVYDYLEVPPDIFDEFMNSPSKGTYLNTKIKDAYRFEKVD
- the rpsU gene encoding 30S ribosomal protein S21 yields the protein MIKVIVQDGESIDKALKRFKKKYEKAGILKEFRRRKEYVKPSVLKKMQKERTVRKKRRILEEENN
- a CDS encoding tetratricopeptide repeat protein, producing MIRNIFFIVLMAFTLPLYSQNKDEMIIKGLDYMYHMRLDSAKIEYDRVISLNPKNPEGYFFLVLLQWWKININKEDLSNDENFFRAVDKVIDIADNVLDNNSDDDNAMFYKGGAIGYRGLVHALRENWLKAAEDGRRSLNLFEEASKINPSNKDVMFGNGVYNYFAEYIPDRYPFLKPLLILFPSGDKNKGLLQIKETAMNSKFGKVEAKFILSYLYLKYEKNFVEAEIYSKDLSDNYPENPQFARYLYNSYVGEGKFNEAIEGWQKVLQFASEGKFGFNTPVLLREANYYLGFSYMYTGNNEEAKKYLLKSEELSSQIDKDATMIKAFTLLWLGVVNGRLGDKSKAREYFDKVLEMDNFGDSHDQAEKYKARL